The following coding sequences are from one Myxococcales bacterium window:
- a CDS encoding TonB family protein — protein MSTPKVPLRFQVFHGDELLREDLISEPVIKVGKLPSSHLRLDDESVSRMHAVIEVNGPDDIQVIDLGSTHGTLVNGEKIARTRVKPGDEIAFGMIRVVLSRADEDATKVAAPQLVENMAVQSATPSPAPVQAPPFAPAYAAPPAYAPPPAYAPPAAAALPPRMAATAPLPAAGGGAPPRPPFQGAPGLQAPQFPGAQGGMGPGFAAMAALPTSTEIEEIGSQAIEVQASFRNVVIDTRHLTDPSGKSHGSTGKVMTLVGCVLGLVGLVTLVGASIQEGHEKERFEAHLAAGKDPAKFPRGSGNPALDVLFFGGLIAGVALSYMGLKRWGHTEKDYVIGSVPGVDAPVPPEYVGSDSFRLVQATGADFSVQTTPQMQGEVYLSGQAIPLAQFVQQRGPVFPLPEGARVRLQLGEAGFLVSSVAKPRTLPVPFLLWSWAEQKFTAGAAAVLLLFLVIIFAVPPDPKSLSLDLLNTDNRFVNFLIKPPEEKEEEIPEFLNSNKNDDQGGKGKRHKGDEGKMGKESSKNKQGLYGLKGPPDNPDPHLAKKLAEEEAKNAGILGMIKADEGSHLASLFGRDTALGTDAENVLGGLLGNQIGEAYGVGGLGLVGTGSGGGGTGEGTIGLGNLGTIGKGGGGGDGSGYGRGAGGLRGRRARAPDVIPGVAAVRGSLDKEIIRRIIRRHINEVKYCYEQELTKKPDLSGRIAVQFTIAATGQVVTSVMQSSSVGNPRVENCVVQAVRRWEFPKPRGGGIVIVTYPFVFNPAGGGEE, from the coding sequence ATGTCCACGCCGAAGGTTCCGCTTCGCTTCCAGGTCTTTCACGGCGACGAGCTGCTGCGAGAAGATCTGATCAGCGAGCCTGTCATCAAGGTCGGCAAGCTTCCCTCGTCGCACTTGCGCCTCGACGATGAGTCGGTGTCGCGCATGCATGCGGTCATTGAGGTCAACGGCCCCGACGACATTCAGGTGATCGACCTCGGCTCGACACACGGGACCCTGGTCAACGGTGAAAAGATCGCCCGCACCAGGGTCAAACCTGGCGACGAGATTGCCTTTGGCATGATCCGGGTGGTTCTGTCCCGCGCAGACGAGGACGCGACCAAGGTGGCCGCGCCTCAGCTCGTGGAGAACATGGCCGTGCAATCAGCCACGCCGTCTCCCGCCCCGGTGCAGGCGCCCCCATTCGCTCCTGCCTACGCCGCCCCTCCGGCTTACGCGCCCCCCCCGGCCTATGCACCGCCGGCAGCCGCAGCGTTGCCTCCTCGCATGGCCGCCACGGCTCCTCTGCCGGCCGCGGGAGGGGGCGCGCCCCCTCGTCCACCGTTCCAGGGGGCCCCGGGGCTTCAGGCGCCGCAATTCCCGGGCGCGCAAGGTGGTATGGGTCCGGGCTTTGCCGCAATGGCGGCACTTCCCACGTCCACCGAGATCGAAGAGATCGGAAGCCAAGCGATCGAGGTGCAGGCCTCTTTCCGCAACGTCGTCATCGACACCCGCCACCTGACCGACCCGAGCGGGAAGTCTCACGGCTCCACCGGCAAGGTGATGACCCTGGTGGGCTGCGTGCTCGGGCTCGTCGGTTTGGTGACCCTGGTGGGCGCCTCGATCCAGGAGGGTCATGAGAAGGAGCGCTTCGAGGCTCACCTGGCCGCGGGTAAGGATCCCGCGAAGTTCCCGCGTGGCAGCGGAAACCCGGCCCTCGACGTTCTCTTCTTCGGAGGTCTGATCGCGGGCGTGGCGCTGTCCTACATGGGTCTCAAGCGATGGGGCCACACTGAAAAGGACTACGTCATCGGCAGCGTGCCCGGGGTCGATGCCCCCGTGCCCCCGGAGTACGTGGGCAGCGACAGCTTCAGGTTGGTGCAGGCGACGGGGGCCGATTTCTCGGTGCAGACCACGCCGCAGATGCAGGGTGAGGTCTACCTTTCCGGCCAGGCCATTCCCCTCGCACAGTTCGTGCAGCAGCGCGGCCCGGTGTTTCCTCTTCCCGAAGGGGCGCGCGTGCGTCTTCAACTGGGCGAAGCGGGGTTCCTGGTGTCGTCAGTGGCAAAGCCGCGCACGCTTCCGGTGCCCTTTCTGCTGTGGAGCTGGGCCGAGCAAAAGTTCACCGCGGGCGCTGCCGCAGTTCTTCTGCTCTTCCTCGTGATCATCTTCGCCGTGCCGCCGGATCCGAAGTCACTCTCGCTCGATCTGCTCAACACGGACAACCGCTTCGTGAACTTCCTCATCAAGCCTCCCGAGGAGAAGGAAGAGGAGATCCCCGAGTTTCTCAACAGCAACAAGAACGACGACCAAGGCGGCAAGGGTAAGCGTCACAAGGGCGACGAAGGGAAGATGGGTAAGGAGTCGTCCAAGAACAAACAGGGCCTTTACGGCCTGAAGGGCCCACCGGACAACCCCGACCCGCACCTCGCCAAGAAGCTGGCCGAAGAAGAGGCCAAGAATGCGGGCATCCTCGGGATGATCAAGGCCGATGAGGGCTCTCACCTCGCATCTCTCTTCGGTCGTGACACGGCCCTGGGGACCGACGCAGAGAACGTACTCGGTGGCCTCTTGGGCAATCAAATCGGCGAAGCCTACGGCGTCGGCGGCTTGGGGCTCGTGGGCACAGGCTCGGGCGGCGGCGGCACGGGTGAAGGGACGATTGGCCTTGGAAACCTGGGCACCATTGGCAAGGGCGGCGGTGGCGGAGACGGATCGGGCTACGGGCGCGGTGCAGGCGGTCTGCGCGGTCGTCGTGCCAGGGCTCCCGACGTCATCCCCGGTGTAGCTGCCGTGCGCGGATCGCTCGACAAGGAGATCATTCGCCGCATCATCCGGCGCCACATCAACGAGGTGAAGTACTGCTACGAGCAGGAACTCACGAAAAAGCCTGACCTTTCGGGACGCATCGCGGTGCAGTTCACGATCGCCGCCACGGGGCAGGTCGTGACCTCCGTCATGCAGAGCTCTTCTGTGGGCAACCCCCGCGTGGAGAACTGTGTGGTTCAGGCGGTTCGTCGCTGGGAGTTCCCCAAGCCACGGGGCGGCGGTATCGTCATCGTGACCTATCCGTTCGTGTTCAACCCAGCCGGCGGCGGGGAAGAATAG
- a CDS encoding tetratricopeptide repeat protein: MQRHLKVVLVLGLIIPACDAFVCSQQRKKAMELSNQGVMAFKNNLYDRAERELKLAIQTDPSYSLAHYNLGKVYQKQRKWDKAVESFEAATEGEPNNANYQYDLGEAYLEMKRLDKARDALKASTELNDKDYRVHWRLGVVYKLLEEPKLADEAFRNAINGNPRFDKAFRDLGYLYMEYDFPKQAAVVFSECARINQFSAECFNGRGLAQKDLQEYASAAEAFKKAIELEPSLFEAVYNIGMTYADWYDQSHAEDQKAMAREYLQKFVSGGGAHDGGVGYVKAANDKLYALSGT, translated from the coding sequence ATGCAACGCCACCTCAAAGTCGTGCTGGTGCTAGGCCTCATCATTCCGGCCTGCGACGCCTTCGTTTGCAGCCAGCAGCGGAAGAAGGCGATGGAGCTCTCGAACCAGGGCGTCATGGCATTCAAGAACAACCTGTACGACCGTGCCGAGCGTGAGCTCAAGCTGGCGATCCAGACCGACCCTTCTTACAGCCTTGCCCACTACAACTTGGGCAAGGTCTATCAGAAGCAACGCAAGTGGGACAAAGCCGTCGAGTCGTTCGAGGCTGCTACGGAGGGGGAACCGAACAACGCCAATTACCAGTACGATCTCGGCGAGGCGTACCTGGAGATGAAGCGCCTCGACAAGGCTCGTGATGCGCTCAAAGCGTCGACGGAGCTGAACGACAAGGACTACCGGGTCCACTGGCGTCTGGGCGTCGTGTACAAGTTGCTCGAAGAGCCAAAACTCGCCGACGAGGCCTTCAGGAACGCCATCAACGGCAACCCCCGCTTCGACAAGGCCTTCCGAGACCTGGGCTATCTCTACATGGAGTACGACTTCCCCAAGCAGGCGGCCGTGGTGTTCTCGGAGTGCGCTCGGATCAACCAGTTCTCTGCCGAATGCTTCAACGGAAGAGGGCTCGCCCAGAAGGATCTGCAGGAATATGCCTCCGCCGCCGAGGCCTTCAAAAAGGCCATCGAGCTCGAGCCTTCGCTCTTCGAGGCCGTCTACAACATCGGGATGACGTACGCAGATTGGTACGACCAGTCTCACGCCGAAGACCAAAAGGCGATGGCCAGGGAGTACCTGCAAAAGTTCGTCTCGGGCGGCGGCGCCCACGACGGCGGTGTGGGCTACGTGAAGGCCGCGAACGACAAGCTCTACGCTCTTTCGGGCACCTGA